AAAATGATTCCAGGTGTTTTCGAAACCCATCTTCACTCCCAACTCTTCCGCCAGTGGAATGGCTTTGCGAAGTTCGTCCTGCGTTCTCGTATACGCATCCGCATACGTCATTCTTTCATCCACCGTACCCGGAACAACCAAAATTGAACTCGCCCCATAACGCTTCGCATCGTGCAACGCCTGCATCACCCCGTCCAAGCCCTTTTTACGTTGCTCGGGATTCCCACTCGAAAGCATCCTGCTATGCGCACCACAGGATACAGTTGGAAGCTTCAGGCCTGTCTCTTCGCACGCCTTGAGAACTTCCTCCTGGTCCAAATGACTCGGTGCTTCCACTCCCTCAAAGCCCGCCTCCTTCAGCATCTTGAACTTCTCCAACAGCGAAAACTTGCCCGGAAAGGTGTTCAAAAAATATCCCTTTTTCAGCTCGCGCTTTTTCGGCGACACTGCCTTTCCATCTGCACCATTCGCTACTTCCTGGTCATTTATCATTGGTCATCAGCCCTTCGCAACCAATCAAACCAACCCGCAACATCTCCCTATTCTCCGCCGCCGAAACCTTGCTGGAAAGAATCGCCGGAGCCGCCAAGGCTCCGCCGATAATTGCCGAAGTTTTGATGAAATCACGACGCGAGGTTGTCTGGGTTGGTTTCATGGTTTCCCAGACGCTATCGCATCAGGAAAAGTTTCACAAAGCCAAAATCTTATCCATCTTCTCGGAAATTTGCTTCAATCGCACCGGCAACTCCACTCCCTGCGGCCACCACGCTGGCTCCGCAATCGCCCAACCTTTGTAGCCAACTCCATCCAATGCCTTCATCACCGCCGGCCAGTTGTTGTCGCCTTCCAGATATTCCACCTGGAATCCTTTCCAACGCCCTTCGTCATCGCGCTTCTTCCGACTGTATTCCTTGATGTGCAACTTCTGAATCCGCTTTCCAAGGACCTGTATCCATTGCTCTGGAAACCCATACGCAATCACATTGCCAATATCGAAATGCCAGCCCACCCACGGGCTGTTGAACTCATCCACGTAGCGCGCAGCCTCCAGCGGGCTCAGCAAAAAGTCGTTCCAAACATTCTCAATCGCGATCTTCACCCCGCATTGCTCCGCCATGGGAAGCGCCTTGCGAATCTCCTCTTGCGAACGCTTGTAGGCATCCTCATAGGACACATGCTTGTTCACCGCTCCCGGCACCAGCAGCACCGACGATGCCCCATATTTTTGCGCATCCTGCAACGCCGTCTTCAACCCTTCCACTCCCACGGCGCGCACCGATGGATTCGCATCGGTTAGCGTCTTCGCCCAATGCACCGAATCACACACACTCGCAATCTCCAACCCCGTCGCATCGCGCGCCTTCAACACCTCATCGCGATCCATCCCGCTGTTCGGTTCCACGCCATCGAAGCCCGCGTCCTTGATCATCTTGAATTTATCCATCACCGACGCAGTGCCGCTCACCGTGGCAAACATCAATCCCTTTTTAAGGACCCGTTTCCTGGCCGGAGCCGTCTCTTCCGCCACCAGGCTTGCCGGCGTCAACGATGCCAGTGCCAGCGCACTCCCGCCCAACTTCAAGAAATCCCGTCGGTTAAAAGATGAATTCATTCAGTTCCCATTTCACTCAATTTCTATCCGGCACTCGCAATTCGAAATTCGTCATTCGAAATTTACACGACCTTCGTCTTCCCCGGAATCGCCACTGCCGGTTCCGTCAACTTCACGTCCCAGTCAATCTTCTCCGGCGCCAACACTTCCTGCGAATTCAGCGCCTGATCCCAGGTCACCACTTCGCCGGTATAAGCCGCCATCCGTCCCATGATCGCCACCAACGTGCTATCAGCCATCATCTTTCCGTCATTCATCGGATTGCCGGAACGGATCGAGGCGAAAAATTCATCATGCTCCACTTGGTACATGTTCTTCTGATTCTTAAACAAGTTTTTCCAGGTATTTCCACCCGTAACTTTGAGCTCCTGCGATTGGAACGGAACAATCTTGTAACTCCCCTTCGTTCCCGTACCCCAATCCAGCCCCTCGTTCGCGCAATTCTCCCACTGACGGCACATATGAATCCCCTTCACACCATTCGGATAATCATACACGACCGCGAAATGATCATAAATATGACCAAACTCCGGCTGCGTCCGCACCTGCCGGCCACCCACCGCAATCGCCTTCACCGGCGCCACATCATTCATCACCCAGGCCATCTTGTTGATATTATGAATCGCCTGCTCCACGATATGATCACCCGAAAGCCAGGTGTAATAATACCAGTTCCGCATCTGCGCCTGCATGTCCGTCCAGCCCTCCTGCCGTGGATGGCACCACACCGGGCTCGTATTGTAGGAATTATAAATCGACGTCACA
This is a stretch of genomic DNA from Pedosphaera parvula Ellin514. It encodes these proteins:
- a CDS encoding sugar phosphate isomerase/epimerase family protein produces the protein MINDQEVANGADGKAVSPKKRELKKGYFLNTFPGKFSLLEKFKMLKEAGFEGVEAPSHLDQEEVLKACEETGLKLPTVSCGAHSRMLSSGNPEQRKKGLDGVMQALHDAKRYGASSILVVPGTVDERMTYADAYTRTQDELRKAIPLAEELGVKMGFENTWNHFLLSPMESARYVDEFKSSAAAWHFDVGNIIGFGYPEQWIRILGKRIQKLHIKEYSRKKQDAVGVRKAWAVEYLEGDNDWPTVMKALDEIGYSGWAVAEPAWRPEGVSVEKRLKTIVEKMEKILAC
- a CDS encoding twin-arginine translocation signal domain-containing protein, yielding MKPTQTTSRRDFIKTSAIIGGALAAPAILSSKVSAAENREMLRVGLIGCEGLMTNDK
- a CDS encoding sugar phosphate isomerase/epimerase family protein → MNSSFNRRDFLKLGGSALALASLTPASLVAEETAPARKRVLKKGLMFATVSGTASVMDKFKMIKDAGFDGVEPNSGMDRDEVLKARDATGLEIASVCDSVHWAKTLTDANPSVRAVGVEGLKTALQDAQKYGASSVLLVPGAVNKHVSYEDAYKRSQEEIRKALPMAEQCGVKIAIENVWNDFLLSPLEAARYVDEFNSPWVGWHFDIGNVIAYGFPEQWIQVLGKRIQKLHIKEYSRKKRDDEGRWKGFQVEYLEGDNNWPAVMKALDGVGYKGWAIAEPAWWPQGVELPVRLKQISEKMDKILAL
- a CDS encoding Gfo/Idh/MocA family oxidoreductase; protein product: MNTPMDKPTSRRDFLKTSAILGSALAAPAILPGKLFGAETNGETLKVGLIGCGGRGTGAATQALNADKNVVLWAMGDAFEDRLQGSLKALKDDKDVGSKVKVDPEHCFVGFDAYQKVIDSGVDVVLLTTPPGFRPMHLKAAVAAGKHVFCEKPVAVDAPGVRSVLASAEEARKKKLSLLSGFCYRYSKGERELVKRIHDGEIGDVTSIYNSYNTSPVWCHPRQEGWTDMQAQMRNWYYYTWLSGDHIVEQAIHNINKMAWVMNDVAPVKAIAVGGRQVRTQPEFGHIYDHFAVVYDYPNGVKGIHMCRQWENCANEGLDWGTGTKGSYKIVPFQSQELKVTGGNTWKNLFKNQKNMYQVEHDEFFASIRSGNPMNDGKMMADSTLVAIMGRMAAYTGEVVTWDQALNSQEVLAPEKIDWDVKLTEPAVAIPGKTKVV